In one window of Heptranchias perlo isolate sHepPer1 chromosome 4, sHepPer1.hap1, whole genome shotgun sequence DNA:
- the prr16 gene encoding protein Largen isoform X2, producing the protein MSGNPKQPEGAACKAKVVDQIDHLTCDLQLEEEMTDSSKTDTINSTSSSTTASSLDKVKVHSERSISKTTVTSSAILTVLKKANPPAPPPRLTPVRCEEPRRPSYCVNPLKTNGALLRNGALLCKTDKMPNGDVYCLPGSNPEKLPKQPSVPRVDKDKCSQITRERVRFNEEVQYHGYCPDCDVQYDMRNKDVHLHGELSNAKGKPPHQCPPLENGGSGTNFSNNFPTIKAKTTPPQTAPKPQKTILRKTTTTTV; encoded by the coding sequence GTAGTTGACCAAATAGACCATCTTACCTGTGACCTACAGCTGGAGGAAGAAATGACGGACAGCTCCAAGACTGACACTATAAATAGCACCTCAAGTAGTACAACTGCCTCAAGCCTGGATAAGGTCAAAGTGCACTCAGAAAGGTCAATTTCCAAGACAACAGTGACTTCATCAGCTATCCTCACAGTGCTAAAGAAGGCCAATccgccagctccacctccacgaTTAACACCTGTCCGATGTGAGGAGCCCCGCAGACCCTCTTACTGCGTTAACCCTCTGAAGACCAATGGGGCCTTGCTTCGCAATGGAGCACTATTGTGTAAGACAGATAAAATGCCAAATGGAGATGTGTATTGTCTCCCTGGTAGCAATCCAGAAAAATTGCCCAAACAGCCATCGGTGCCCAGAGTTGATAAAGACAAATGTTCACAGATTACACGGGAAAGAGTTCGATTTAATGAGGAAGTTCAGTACCATGGCTACTGTCCAGACTGTGATGTTCAATATGACATGAGAAACAAGGATGTGCACTTGCATGGTGAATTGAGCAATGCAAAAGGAAAGCCACCTCACCAGTGTCCTCCCCTTGAAAATGGAGGATCAGGCACTAACTTTAGTAATAATTTCCCAACCATAAAAGCTAAAACCAcgcctccacagactgctccaaaACCTCAAAAAACTATTCTGAGGAAAACAACAACCACAACAGTTTGA